The proteins below come from a single Lineus longissimus chromosome 5, tnLinLong1.2, whole genome shotgun sequence genomic window:
- the LOC135488043 gene encoding uncharacterized protein LOC135488043 isoform X2, whose protein sequence is MATTGRLRSMVEDVKVKGEHFQSILQHYSAELIAISIATESIENVLEAKNSEICHLQDTLRGKNKALAALKQQQKMTELMFIDEKIDLRAKFVEEQRGLQAQLSAAQMENQNLKSELSAALAVVNAQDRTLGTVLHVVKREDVPEDGKQISQCSIVQSSPPPATQSCNTLPEFVVLNEEAGQRLSAMKKELGSSVSHLQMTSEDLSSDHPGCSSAALTSEEKVVLTDPSNNISRNDVTNTSAVALPNTMTGSSDASDPALRNQPVMKTVPGMPVVILPVPLPVNDETTQPPTQSHAISNMSEMAVPHKSNLRNVFRTLISELNSSTSEDFGFDPESSTDGGSEISSTQPQTNKSTTRLSYDLKTCSVVLERCEIDPSCDVQSLNADSHSNQPVPVVSSEEQVGSHDEVIDPSEFSSSDHREGGTEDLVNSDTAYGPEFDDSDQSDPSWLSPPTRNPVLSHGCEPARKTQRQGLSKRALSESPSKRPSVSKRAPSAAAGSAAQAERQKVNLR, encoded by the exons ATGGCCACCACTGGGCGTCTGCGGTCCATGGTAGAAGACGTCAAAGTCAAAGGGGAGCATTTCCAGTCAATCCTTCAGCACTACTCGGCTGAACTCATTGCCATATCTATTGCGACAGAGTCAATAGAAAATGTTTTGGAGGCTAAGAACTCGGAAATATGTCACCTCCAGGACACCCTGCGTGGAAAAAACAAGGCTTTGGCAGCATTGAAGCAACAGCAGAAAATGACAGAACTTATGTTCATCGACGAAAAAATTGATTTGAGAGCAAAGTTTGTTGAAGAGCAAAGGGGTTTACAGGCACAATTGTCTGCTGCACAGATGGAGAATCAGAACCTTAAGAGTGAATTGTCTGCTGCACTCGCGGTCGTAAATGCCCAGGACAGAACCCTTGGGACAGTCTTGCACGTTGTGAAAAGGGAAGATGTGCCGGAGGATGGTAAGCAAATTTCGCAG TGTTCCATTGTCCAATCATCACCACCTCCAGCCACCCAAAGCTGTAACACTTTGCCTGAATTCGTTGTGTTGAATGAAGAAGCCGGACAGAGACTTTCGGCCATGAAAAAAGAGCTGGGAAGTTCTGTTAGTCATCTGCAGATGACATCTGAAGATCTAAGTTCAGACCATCCTGGATGTAGCTCTGCTGCATTGACATCTGAGGAGAAAGTTGTCCTTACTGACCCAAGCAATAACATCTCGCGTAATGATGTTACCAACACCTCAGCTGTTGCACTGCCAAATACAAtgactggctcttctgatgcaAGTGACCCAGCCCTTCGAAACCAGCCTGTGATGAAAACTGTGCCTGGCATGCCTGTTGTGATCCTACCTGTACCCTTACCAGTAAATGATGAGACAACCCAGCCACCTACTCAGTCACATGCGATATCGAACATGTCCGAAATGGCCGTGCCTCATAAAAGTAATCTCAGAAATGTTTTCAGAACTCTGATTTCGGAATTAAATTCTTCAACCTCGGAAGATTTTGGCTTTGACCCTGAATCCAGTACTGATGGAGGCAGTGAAATCTCGAGCACACAACCTCAGACAAACAAATCAACGACAAGGCTGAGTTATGATCTAAAGACTTGTTCAGTTGTCCTGGAACGATGTGAAATCGATCCCTCTTGCGATGTGCAATCATTGAACGCCGACAGTCATTCCAATCAACCAGTTCCAGTTGTGTCAAGTGAAGAACAAGTTGGTTCGCATGATGAGGTCATTGATCCTAGTGAGTTTTCGAGTAGTGATCATCGTGAGGGAGGGACAGAGGATTTGGTAAATTCGGACACGGCTTACGGACCAGAATTTGATGATTCAGATCAATCTGACCCTTCTTGGCTGTCCCCTCCAACTCGCAACCCTGTACTATCGCATGGATGTGAACCTGCTAGAAAGACACAGCGACAAGGCCTATCAAAGCGAGCTCTTTCTGAGAGTCCATCGAAGAGACCATCAGTGAGCAAGAGAGCTCCCTCTGCTGCAGCTGGCTCGGCCGCCCAAGCCGAGAGGCAAAAGGTAAACCTGCGATAG
- the LOC135488043 gene encoding zinc finger protein 408-like isoform X1, whose translation MATTGRLRSMVEDVKVKGEHFQSILQHYSAELIAISIATESIENVLEAKNSEICHLQDTLRGKNKALAALKQQQKMTELMFIDEKIDLRAKFVEEQRGLQAQLSAAQMENQNLKSELSAALAVVNAQDRTLGTVLHVVKREDVPEDGKQISQCSIVQSSPPPATQSCNTLPEFVVLNEEAGQRLSAMKKELGSSVSHLQMTSEDLSSDHPGCSSAALTSEEKVVLTDPSNNISRNDVTNTSAVALPNTMTGSSDASDPALRNQPVMKTVPGMPVVILPVPLPVNDETTQPPTQSHAISNMSEMAVPHKSNLRNVFRTLISELNSSTSEDFGFDPESSTDGGSEISSTQPQTNKSTTRLSYDLKTCSVVLERCEIDPSCDVQSLNADSHSNQPVPVVSSEEQVGSHDEVIDPSEFSSSDHREGGTEDLVNSDTAYGPEFDDSDQSDPSWLSPPTRNPVLSHGCEPARKTQRQGLSKRALSESPSKRPSVSKRAPSAAAGSAAQAERQKELDGSFSYQIEQEDRPSGVIRDDGTINLGRESNRSTYDCQRCGKNFLRRDHFTVHMLTRCGWFEKKFAGQNVKTNTCEKPFECTVCMKPFPCMLKLIEHIKIHTDEAFRCQHCNKAFPRKYQLINHVKTHMPTREKQHTCQRCVKSFCTKASLMAHLRIHTGEKPHQCPHCEKAFFQVGNLRGHVRRIHTGIKSFTCTLCKKGFSHERDLKRHVFGVHRVENLINVHTVRENYLTKAAY comes from the exons ATGGCCACCACTGGGCGTCTGCGGTCCATGGTAGAAGACGTCAAAGTCAAAGGGGAGCATTTCCAGTCAATCCTTCAGCACTACTCGGCTGAACTCATTGCCATATCTATTGCGACAGAGTCAATAGAAAATGTTTTGGAGGCTAAGAACTCGGAAATATGTCACCTCCAGGACACCCTGCGTGGAAAAAACAAGGCTTTGGCAGCATTGAAGCAACAGCAGAAAATGACAGAACTTATGTTCATCGACGAAAAAATTGATTTGAGAGCAAAGTTTGTTGAAGAGCAAAGGGGTTTACAGGCACAATTGTCTGCTGCACAGATGGAGAATCAGAACCTTAAGAGTGAATTGTCTGCTGCACTCGCGGTCGTAAATGCCCAGGACAGAACCCTTGGGACAGTCTTGCACGTTGTGAAAAGGGAAGATGTGCCGGAGGATGGTAAGCAAATTTCGCAG TGTTCCATTGTCCAATCATCACCACCTCCAGCCACCCAAAGCTGTAACACTTTGCCTGAATTCGTTGTGTTGAATGAAGAAGCCGGACAGAGACTTTCGGCCATGAAAAAAGAGCTGGGAAGTTCTGTTAGTCATCTGCAGATGACATCTGAAGATCTAAGTTCAGACCATCCTGGATGTAGCTCTGCTGCATTGACATCTGAGGAGAAAGTTGTCCTTACTGACCCAAGCAATAACATCTCGCGTAATGATGTTACCAACACCTCAGCTGTTGCACTGCCAAATACAAtgactggctcttctgatgcaAGTGACCCAGCCCTTCGAAACCAGCCTGTGATGAAAACTGTGCCTGGCATGCCTGTTGTGATCCTACCTGTACCCTTACCAGTAAATGATGAGACAACCCAGCCACCTACTCAGTCACATGCGATATCGAACATGTCCGAAATGGCCGTGCCTCATAAAAGTAATCTCAGAAATGTTTTCAGAACTCTGATTTCGGAATTAAATTCTTCAACCTCGGAAGATTTTGGCTTTGACCCTGAATCCAGTACTGATGGAGGCAGTGAAATCTCGAGCACACAACCTCAGACAAACAAATCAACGACAAGGCTGAGTTATGATCTAAAGACTTGTTCAGTTGTCCTGGAACGATGTGAAATCGATCCCTCTTGCGATGTGCAATCATTGAACGCCGACAGTCATTCCAATCAACCAGTTCCAGTTGTGTCAAGTGAAGAACAAGTTGGTTCGCATGATGAGGTCATTGATCCTAGTGAGTTTTCGAGTAGTGATCATCGTGAGGGAGGGACAGAGGATTTGGTAAATTCGGACACGGCTTACGGACCAGAATTTGATGATTCAGATCAATCTGACCCTTCTTGGCTGTCCCCTCCAACTCGCAACCCTGTACTATCGCATGGATGTGAACCTGCTAGAAAGACACAGCGACAAGGCCTATCAAAGCGAGCTCTTTCTGAGAGTCCATCGAAGAGACCATCAGTGAGCAAGAGAGCTCCCTCTGCTGCAGCTGGCTCGGCCGCCCAAGCCGAGAGGCAAAAG GAACTTGATGGATCTTTCAGTTATCAAATTGAGCAGGAAGATCGTCCCAGTGGGGTAATAAGAGATGATGGTACCATAAACTTAGGAAGAGAGTCCAATCGCAGCACCTATGATTGTCAAAGATGTGGAAAGAACTTTTTACGGAGAGATCATTTCACTGTACACATGTTAACCCGCTGTGGCTGGTTTGAGAAAAAATTTGCAGGACAGAATGTCAAAACCAATACGTGTGAAAAACCTTTCGAATGTACAGTCTGTATGAAGCCTTTCCCATGCATGTTGAAGTTaattgaacacattaaaattCACACTGATGAAGCTTTCAGATGTCAACACTGTAACAAGGCTTTTCCGCGCAAGTACCAATTGATAAATCATGTTAAAACTCATATGCCTACCAGGGAAAAACAACATACATGCCAAAGGTGTGTGAAGTCTTTCTGTACAAAGGCCAGCTTGATGGCGCATCTTCGAatccacactggtgaaaaacctcATCAATGTCCACACTGTGAGAAGGCCTTCTTTCAGGTAGGTAACTTGAGAGGGCATGTTAGAAGAATTCACACAGGTATAAAGTCTTTCACGTGTACTTTGTGCAAGAAGGGATTTTCCCATGAGCGTGATCTGAAGAGACATGTATTTGGAGTACACCGGGTGGAAAACCTTATAAATGTTCACACTGTAAGAGAGAATTATCTGACAAAGGCAGCGTATTGA